Sequence from the Meleagris gallopavo isolate NT-WF06-2002-E0010 breed Aviagen turkey brand Nicholas breeding stock chromosome 22, Turkey_5.1, whole genome shotgun sequence genome:
CAACATGATGATCCTTCCAAgacaaacaagaacaacaaaatggGGCAGATTTGGATTGGCACAACTTGTGGGCACACACAGTTAAGAGGCTTCTGAAAGTTcatgaagaaacaaagaagtatCTCTTAATTCAGCTCAAGAGATCCAAACAAGCCAATGAATGTCCAGAGAACAGGGATGTGAGATTCTTGCCagggcagaagaagaaagggaggaTTTTCACAGGGCATAGTGTGTGCAAAAGTGTTCAGGCACAATGCAAATTGTAAAAAAAGGGCCTGCTCTGACCAACAGGAATTCAAAAGGATGGAGCTCAGCACTTAGCTTGCAGCAATGCAGGAACTGCAGCGTCTTGCATATCTCCCTTCAGACTGCTGTTGCTGTGACTCCACGACAGCCCTGCTGGCCGTAAGAACAGTTTTACACCATGGCAACCCTATGGAGGGGTTGCCTTCGGTTTGCCTTTGCTTCCAAAGCACCTCCAGGTCATGTCAATGGAAGGAGAGAGATAATTAAAGATAATACATggtttaaaatataaaattacagCCACACAGTCACTTGTTCTCCTTCTCTGTCTTATTTCTGTGTTCCCTGGGTTGTCTCAGCTCTTGCATTCAAGCTCGTATTTAtgagtttttcattttcctaagCTGTTGGACAAGGAGAATTTCTAAACCATGCTGGTTCAGAGCATTCCCCTAACCTGTCCCACTTCTGTTTATACAAATATTCTAGCCACTGTCCCACTCCTCCAGGGACACGTACAAAATTTACATGAATTATTTTGGAACTCTCCCATCTTCCTGATTGTTAATGACAAACCACAGAGTAATATCGCTCCAGCAATTTTCATGCGACCTGAAATCTAAGCTAGAAACTGACACGTGTTCATTCTGCGACTCCAAAATACTGAAAGGTGTAATCACCAGTGCCACGGTATGGCAACTGCCATGTGACACTGCTTACTACCACTTGATGTGACCTCCAAAAGCCCTGGCCGGGTGATTTATTCCTGCCCCACATCTCTGAACATTCCCAAGAAATGCAAATTGCCTATCCTGCACCATGAAAGAATTTCACCTAAGGATCTTAGAAAGAGAGTATGAAAGAAATCCGGACTTCACGGCTCCAGTTCGCTCACCACCGTGACCTCTTCCACTCCCGCAGGCTTGGGCCTGCTCATTGCCCCCCAGAGTAAGCTGCAAGAAAGCATCCAGCAGCTAAGGATGTCCTAGATGGAGGAAACCCTTAGCTGTCCGTCTCCTTGAGAAGTTCGACACGAGGACAGCTGGAGCGGGCAGCTGCCGGGACTCAGCCATGGCTTGAGGCTGCACGGGGCCCTCACTGCCGGGGGGCTGACCAGCCCATGTCACTGAACGGTCCCTCGCCCGTGGCCGACCTGGGAGGAGGGCCACAGGGCGTGCAGAGGTCAGAATCGGTGTCCGATTCCCCTTCTGCAATGTAGGGTCTGATTTTGGCCACGGCCGCATAGCAACCGTTGTTAAGGATGTCCAAATTTTCTTTGGACTGGGAAATACTAAAGCCGCTGAAAGAGCGCTCCAGTTCCTCGTGGTCTACCGAGGGGATGGAGATGGACGTGTCGCTGTCTCTCAGGGCACTCTCGTGGTGTTTGGTGGTAATGTCTTCGTTCCGCAGGTACTCTGCGCTCGCCCTGTGCCCGCCGCTGTAGGCTGACAGGGAGCGCTCGTGGGAGGGCGGAGGTGGGATGCGGACGAGCGAGCCAGGGTCTCCAACGGGCGAGGAGCCGTGACTCTGCCGCTGgtagggctgctgctggcacgACGTCGAGGGCGGGCACGAGTTGGTCGGGGCCGGAGGAGCTGAGAAGTTCTTCTGACCCATGGAGCTGgtggacctgatgatcttgaTGATGCAGCCGTTCTTGTCAATGTGCTCCCTGCTGTCCTCGGGGCTGTGGTAGGGAGGGGCCGGGTCTGGTTCTTTGGACCCGAAGTAGGCCTCCGTCTCCGTTGGTGGGATACCCATTCTCTGCATGTAAATGTTCACCAGGAAGTCCAGCTTCTTCTCCATCGACTGAACCTGCAAAACACCACAGTTCCAGCACTACATCCTGAGGATGAACAGCTTCCAGTCCACCAAGGCACAAACGTGGGCCTGGACCTTACTGCCTACACCAACCTACGCCAAAGTAGAACTGTCAGTACATATTTGTTATATTCTGAAACAACCCTTAATTCTTCTCCTCATTAGCAGGTCTCCTTAATCTCCTGTGATCTATCTGTCACGCATCAAATTCAAGGAAAGCTGGAGGACACTTGAATCCTTCCAACATCTCTCAGTTCCTTGCTGCATCTGGCCCTTGCCTGGGCTCAGGTGCTCAGTGGGATTTCTGGGTCTCACTCTCTGGGAGGATTTCCATGTTCAGCAAGGCTAGCAGCCGCAGCAGCCAGGCTCATGGGCTCGTCTAACAGAGTGGCACCATGCCATCTTCATAAACAGACTTTCGGTAgactcttcaaaaaagaaacagaaagcctGTAAGAAACAGACTTTTGAGTGCCTGAAACTGTTCTGAGGCTTTGAAGACATTTCATGCCCTTCCATAAAACCCATTGTTTCATTTGCAAATATTGCTTACTCTTAGTTTTGCTTCCAAATGATTATATCCAAttggaataaaacaaacaaacccaacccCAAACAACACCACAACGCAGGTAATACCCACGGACAGGAACCCCTCACACCCCAACGTACCTGTTTTTCTACTTTCCCAAGCCTGCCCATCATGCTGGGGTCTTCAGGCAGCTCCCCTTCGGCTGGGCCTTTGGTCCGATCCTTGTCAGTCATGGAGGATCCTCTCCCAACGATCTGGTCAACTCTACCAGGATCAGAAAATCCCCCCATCCCCGGAAAAGGACTGGAGTCAGTCGGAGGCAGCATGCGAGGGGGCTTTGCTCATCGCGCCTCTGGGGGATAAAGCAGCAGCCTTTCTCCCCGCTAGCACTCCAAATTACTCACAGACACGCAGTGGCACTGAAGTGTTAATTCAGATGCAAAATTCAGAGCAGTATTAGCAGAGTTTGAAATTATCCGTTTCTGTTTATACAGATAAAATCTGGCACATTATGCACAGTAAATTTACCCGCTGCAAAAAATCGCTGTAACTGGCTTTGTTCCAAATCAATTAGCTTTTTATTTGCACTGAGGCTGTATTATTTTGGGGGAAGATCAAGTTTTCTGTCTAGCATATGttggtgggatttttttcagtctttgcagAAGTCTCTTCTCCTCAATGCAAATGTAGGCGTGTAATTCTCATGTCCATGAAAATGAGCCCCTTGCCCTCAGATCCAAACAAACAGCTGTGGTGCTGTTTTAGTGGAATTATGCTGAATTTGGTCATAACTCACCAAGCAATACCAAATTGCCTCCACCcgagtgctgctgcagctctcaccTGTATCATCAGATGTTTTCTATTAGCAGGGCTCCACACTGTTAACATCAGAGGACGTTCTTGCAGTATGTGCAGCTAAAGCTACTGGGCACATTGTTTGGTGACAACTATTTACACACGTTATATTTGCACTTCCTCCTTCCCAGTCCAAAAATAACAGGGTTCGTAAACATCTCAGGAAAGAGGAGGGCAGAGCCAGTTTGGAAGCTGGAAGTCAATTATTTGATCCCTCCAAAGCCAGGGGAGCAATCCAGTTTTGGAATGGGTTCTTAATGGCAGCCTGGTTCATAACCCAATTCTACACCAGGCAAACTTTACTCTTGCATAATGCACCAAAAGTAAGGGTggcaagggaaaagaagggTTAATTAATCTGACTGAAATCAAGTTGAGGTATCTTGAGTGGAAAACTCAAAATGCTTCTTACACAGTTCTGCTGTGTGGGCCATGGGTCCATGcaccaggaggaggaaaaggaaggagcTGAACACAGACAGACAGgggaaaatgaacaaacaaaaaacaaggaaaggaatgaGATGTGAGGCTATTTCCAACACAAGAGCCATCTGTTTTCTTCACACGTGACAGGGACTTAGTATGTATGTTAGCTGTTGACGTAAAGGGACAGATATCAGTGGGTATAGACCAACGCAGCTCCCTTGGGTTATATCAAAGCAACAGCATTTTGCAGCACCAGAAGATCTGGCTCAAAGGGATGAAGTGGGTGAGCACATCACAccaaagacagaaaatacaaGCCAACCATTGTTTTGGAGTTTATCTTTGATCCCAGAACATACTTCATTTGGGCGAGGATGTGGCAAAATACCATTCAatttaaaaagtcatgtttGATCCTTTGCTTAGCAACATAAGCACAGGAGTGCAAAGAGCACCAAGTGCCATAATTACAAGTGTGAGGAATATGCATGCCTTATTTCTCTCTTGTAATAGGACAAGCAAATTATTGACATGTACAGGAACTCCCCACAAGGGATGCAATTACTGACATGACATACAGCACGAGAAATCCTATGACAATGTTTCTACCATGTAAGCAAAGAGGTATTAAATCAGATACCTCGGGCTACCTTGGTTTGGAATCACAAGTCAAGGCGTAGTACAGCCACTGTACGAACTCCTCTCCTGTATGCACAAGCAAGTAGACTAGTAAAGCAATGAACATGCATTTTAAGAGGCTCAAAGCCTAATTGCTACCAAATACCTGGGAAAGCCAAGAAAAATCAGGGTACTCTGCCACATCTAGCACAATGCTAACACTGAAATGTGTGTACTAGTGAAAATGATACGTCCTTCAACAGTTTTGGAGTAGAGCAAGGAGGCAGGACagtaacagagagaaaaacCAAACACGGCCATGTTACTGTGTATTGTAATAGCAGAGAGAGTCTCTTGCAACcttatttctaatttttgtaGAATTTGAGGAAggacttctgctttcttccacatctttaaaagaaaagctataCAGTAAGTGAGCCTCACAGGAGCCATGGGAAGCATAGGTTGGGTGTACTTCACAGATGGAGTGACCAACCACCCCACATAGAAAAGCTGACTTCTTCCACCATCGTCAGGAGGGATACAACTTCCGATAGACCTGCTGTGATTTACAAGCAGAGCTTCACAGAGCTCATCCGTAAGGCATTCAGAAGCCCTTGCCCGTATATCCTTGATAGCAGAGCCTGACAGAACTCCTGTCAGGATCATTCCCTTCCCAGCTATGCCACAATCCAGCCTTGACATCTTCTGCAGCCCTGAGAAACCAGAGCCTGATGTCACCTTGGTCTCATGGACCTTGGGATGCTGGCAGCTGTGGGACACTGGCTTCAGTGCAGAAGAAGGTGAAGCAAGCCCTTCTCTTGGTGCCTGGGTAGGAGAAACCAGGCTCAAGATCTCTCATTTCTTGGCTCCTCATGGCAAAAGCTAGAAACCTGTGGAGGGTGCTCCTACCCTCAGCAAAATGTGGAGCTTTCCTTCTGCCTTGTCTGATAAAAGAGGAATTTCCTCTTGAGAACCCAACGGTGCTAAAGCAATCTCACCTGAGCACTGCAAAGGCACAGCCATCAGCAAAGGGCAGGTGGCCCTTTTAGCCACTCTGGAAGAGTTTGTCTTATCCAAACCGGGTAACAAAGCTCAAAAGATGAAGAATGGATACATTTCACCTTTGCAAGCGGTGAGGAACAGTGTATATTCTTATGGCATGACAAGGGACCACGTATCTTCCCAGAGATGCCAAATCCTCCTTCTGCACTACATCTCATGGGCAACCTTGTGCAATCCCAACATTATCTTGGCTGTGCTGAAGACACGTGTGCAGagggaagccctcagctgggGCTTCAGAAGAGGCAGACCCACACTCTTCCCTTCACAGCAGAAGATGATTCCAAGATTTCTAGCGATGCATGACAAGCTGTGCCATCTGCTGCCTGTGACACGCTCTGCTGGGTCTTAGTTTGGGAGGGGGAGAGAAGGGCGGTTGCTCTTTGAAGCGAACTTTGatatctttccttctttctcatgatataaaaaaaatgtaaattcttGCATCAGCCACAGTGCAGGTTTTCTCATGCTTCATTACGCTTCCATGCTGACAGTACATGCAAAGAGGTGTAATATGTCACCCTCGGGCCAGAAGCAGACATCAAAAGGTCAAACGGCTCAAATGagataaaaatgaagtgtttggGAATATATATTCaattactttctgttttctttatctgttttaattatttttttttaacacaatcCAGGCATTGAAGCCAAACCCCCTTCATCCATGTCACGTGACTGCTCCTTACCTCCCCATTTTTCAATCAAGTTTGCTCTAGACGTATTTTGACCAATATTCTGTTGCCTATGAATTCCAACTGAATTGCAACTATTTCAGAACAGGTCTACATTAAATCAGCCACTGGGAGGAATTAAACCCAATTCTCTGCGTGGGCAACATTTGGCTAAAACAGGGATGTgctgaaaaggaagaacaacagCTAAGCCTGATCCAGAGTTTGGACCTCCTCCCCTTGTGCCCATCCTATGTGCAGGGCATTTGTTTCCATGTGGAAATCTTGCCCAGCCTTTCAAGGCTGGTTGCATCTAAAAGGTAAATGGAGCAAAATCCAGTTGAATccctatttttaaatttcatatcAAAACATTGGTCCAGAtaaaagatttgttttgtttttaaagatcaGTTTGGGCCTCATCATTTGAGGGAGGGAGANNNNNNNNNNNNNNNNNNNNNNNNNNNNNNNNNNNNNNNNNNNNNNNNNNNNNNNNNNNNNNNNNNNNNNNNNNNNNNNNNNNNNNNNNNNNNNNNNNNNTCTGCTGGATGCATCGACTCCTGTAgagtttgctttccttccttttggtgACCCGAGCATCTCTTTGCCACATCCAGGAGAGGGGCAGCAGATGGGCACCCACTCCTCACTGGGATAAGGACAGCATTGCCATATGCTGCACGCTGCCTGCAGCATGGCGTGTCTGCACAGCGGATTGCCAGGTGGCTGCGGGAGCTCCCCAGGGCTACAGATGGAATGAACCAGAGGGGTCAGCGTGCAGATTCCCAAATGCCTAcgcagagagaaggaaaacccATTCCCTTAAATCCTCTATGAAATCTCTTAAATGCTCTGTGAAATCTGGAGGGAAAGGGGATGTCACCTGAGCTTCCACACGCTGCTCCTCACCGGGTCAAGCACCATGCAGATTGTACCCAACAGTATTAAATGGTGAAAGCAGTGATAGAATAGTGGAACCATCCAAGTGGaagagacattcaagatcatcAAACTCAACCAGCAACAGGACCTACCAGCCCCGTCACTAAACAATATCCCTTGTCCTCATCTTCAGCCCCAGATGAAGCACCAGAAATGACAAATCTTAACAATACACGAAGAGGTGTGGTGAGAAGGAAGACTCACAAAGGCCATTTTTCAAGCTGCTGCTAAGGTCACGCATTGGACAACCAAACCCAAGGGATCCAAGATCAGTTATTCCCTTTTGAAAATCTTGGCCATAAATAACACAGGTATCCTTGACTACAGACcctcctgcacagagctgaTTCAAATCCCATGGACATACCCCATCCATCTTCTCCTTGCCTTATTTTCTGTGCTAGTGAACAAGGGAA
This genomic interval carries:
- the LOC104914027 gene encoding potassium voltage-gated channel subfamily KQT member 2-like, with amino-acid sequence MLPPTDSSPFPGMGGFSDPGRVDQIVGRGSSMTDKDRTKGPAEGELPEDPSMMGRLGKVEKQVQSMEKKLDFLVNIYMQRMGIPPTETEAYFGSKEPDPAPPYHSPEDSREHIDKNGCIIKIIRSTSSMGQKNFSAPPAPTNSCPPSTSCQQQPYQRQSHGSSPVGDPGSLVRIPPPPSHERSLSAYSGGHRASAEYLRNEDITTKHHESALRDSDTSISIPSVDHEELERSFSGFSISQSKENLDILNNGCYAAVAKIRPYIAEGESDTDSDLCTPCGPPPRSATGEGPFSDMGWSAPRQ